In Sebaldella termitidis ATCC 33386, one DNA window encodes the following:
- the sfsA gene encoding DNA/RNA nuclease SfsA, whose product MKEILLEIKHDKTGKFISRPNRYLAEVEIDGNIELVHVHDPGRLKELLIPGAEVYIKRAVNPARKTRWDLIAVENNGETVLLNSAYHRYIAEAYLKNFAVSEFGVYDYIKPEAKYKDSRLDFYMEKGEEKIWLEVKGCTLTIGKAAMFPDAPTKRGLKHLRELEELSRENKAAILILIFRKSEYFMPNFETDPEFSEKLIEISQKGVGVYPIQLEFTDGKIFYRGIIPLCSKNL is encoded by the coding sequence ATGAAAGAAATTTTACTGGAAATAAAACATGATAAAACGGGAAAATTTATAAGCAGACCAAACAGATATCTTGCAGAAGTGGAGATTGACGGAAATATAGAATTAGTACATGTTCATGATCCTGGGAGGCTTAAGGAGCTTCTTATCCCGGGAGCAGAGGTGTATATAAAAAGGGCTGTAAATCCTGCAAGAAAAACCAGATGGGATCTTATAGCAGTAGAAAATAATGGAGAAACAGTATTGCTGAATTCTGCATATCACAGATATATAGCAGAAGCTTATCTGAAAAATTTTGCTGTATCAGAGTTCGGAGTCTATGATTATATCAAGCCGGAAGCTAAATACAAAGACAGCAGACTGGATTTTTATATGGAAAAGGGAGAAGAGAAAATCTGGCTGGAAGTAAAAGGTTGCACGCTTACAATAGGAAAAGCAGCAATGTTTCCAGATGCACCTACCAAAAGAGGATTAAAGCATCTGAGGGAGCTTGAGGAATTAAGCAGAGAAAATAAAGCTGCCATACTGATACTCATTTTCAGAAAGTCGGAATATTTTATGCCGAATTTCGAAACAGATCCGGAATTCAGCGAAAAGCTTATTGAAATAAGCCAAAAAGGTGTAGGAGTTTATCCGATACAGCTGGAATTTACAGACGGAAAGATTTTTTACAGGGGGATTATACCGCTCTGCTCCAAAAATTTATAA
- a CDS encoding sensor histidine kinase yields the protein MLKIKLEDRITVSFAGLFLILILLSNLLTIYFLKKQSLSVVDRQLIQKETEIHTFLDRISSYSERYDSLSLNFNTQIDGKKLVYPKPFDPGNENLLYIVSINNEVAINSFYNIDFANSNSNLTADSVMKSIETHSQGMVSNKVSTISLGRNEIYRYKNISQDIKGIKFDIYILKNISQENKIFDRLRVLILFFTVLGILITVFISIKISKVILRPINNVMQTGKLISTDDLSKRIEVINSGDELEELTKILNQMLDRIQKSFESQSKFVSDASHELRTPLAIIKGYAEIIKKRRLSDEEVFDESIEAIINETENMKNLVQKLLMLAKGEEERLNISLAKTPMKKFIKEIAFDSKLLSVDHDIVLGKNDDYILEIDRSLLKQAIRALIENAIKYSPANTTITIDSYIEDGKARISVSDMGIGIDKSEHAKIFERFYRVDESRSKDTGGTGLGLAIVKKIADAHNSEITVESEINKGTKITLLFTEYSEGNDDEFIGDI from the coding sequence ATGTTAAAAATAAAATTAGAAGATAGGATAACAGTCAGTTTTGCAGGGCTGTTTCTTATCTTAATTTTGTTATCAAACTTATTAACAATTTATTTTTTGAAAAAGCAGAGTCTGAGCGTCGTAGACCGGCAGCTGATACAAAAGGAGACAGAGATACATACATTTCTGGACAGAATTTCATCATATTCGGAAAGATATGACTCGCTTTCCCTGAATTTTAATACACAGATAGACGGAAAAAAGCTGGTATATCCGAAGCCGTTTGATCCAGGAAATGAAAATCTTCTGTATATTGTGAGTATAAATAATGAAGTAGCAATAAACAGTTTTTATAATATTGATTTTGCAAATTCAAATTCAAACCTTACGGCAGATTCTGTCATGAAAAGCATAGAAACGCATTCTCAGGGAATGGTATCAAATAAAGTAAGCACAATAAGTCTCGGAAGAAATGAAATTTACAGATATAAAAATATATCACAGGATATAAAAGGAATAAAATTCGATATATATATTCTGAAAAATATAAGTCAGGAAAACAAAATCTTCGACAGACTGAGGGTTCTGATCCTGTTTTTTACTGTTTTGGGGATATTAATTACTGTATTTATAAGTATAAAAATAAGTAAAGTCATATTAAGACCCATTAATAACGTAATGCAGACAGGAAAGCTGATATCTACAGATGACCTCAGCAAAAGAATAGAAGTGATAAATTCTGGGGATGAACTGGAAGAACTTACTAAAATACTGAACCAGATGCTTGACAGAATACAAAAGTCATTTGAAAGCCAGTCAAAGTTCGTATCTGATGCTTCGCATGAATTAAGAACTCCTCTTGCCATAATAAAAGGTTATGCTGAGATAATAAAGAAAAGAAGACTTTCGGACGAAGAAGTCTTTGATGAATCAATAGAGGCAATAATCAACGAAACAGAGAATATGAAAAATCTTGTGCAGAAATTACTGATGCTTGCCAAAGGAGAAGAAGAGAGACTGAATATTTCACTTGCCAAAACGCCTATGAAAAAATTCATAAAAGAGATAGCATTTGACAGTAAGCTTCTTTCTGTGGATCATGATATAGTACTTGGCAAAAATGACGATTACATTCTTGAAATTGACAGGTCGCTGTTAAAACAGGCAATAAGGGCGCTAATAGAAAATGCAATAAAGTATTCTCCTGCGAATACTACAATAACAATAGATTCGTATATAGAGGATGGAAAAGCCCGTATATCTGTTTCAGATATGGGAATAGGAATAGATAAATCGGAACATGCCAAAATCTTTGAGAGATTTTACAGAGTGGATGAATCCCGCTCCAAAGATACCGGGGGAACAGGACTTGGTCTTGCAATAGTAAAGAAAATAGCAGATGCACATAATTCTGAAATTACCGTAGAAAGTGAAATTAATAAAGGAACTAAAATAACTCTGTTATTTACAGAATATAGCGAGGGGAATGATGATGAATTCATTGGAGATATTTAG
- a CDS encoding response regulator transcription factor — protein sequence MKEKILIIEDDPKISRLIEIELKFEGFEVSFAYDGKEGLNSAKYNSYDLIILDLMLPKMNGIEVCKRIREFSEVPIIMLTAKDEISDKVVGLDYGADDYMTKPFSNEELIARIKALIRRTKKRNNQEEFVYEDLKINYSTYEVFRGETLISLSKREFELLDYLVLNKGIVLSRDKILENVWGFEYIGNDNILDLYIKYLRDKIDKPYERKFIQTVRGLGFIFK from the coding sequence ATGAAAGAGAAAATATTGATTATAGAAGATGATCCGAAAATATCAAGACTTATAGAAATTGAACTAAAGTTCGAGGGATTTGAAGTAAGCTTTGCCTATGACGGGAAGGAAGGGCTGAACAGTGCAAAATATAATTCTTATGATTTAATAATTCTGGATCTTATGCTGCCTAAAATGAACGGGATTGAAGTATGTAAAAGAATCAGAGAATTTTCAGAGGTACCTATCATAATGTTAACTGCAAAAGATGAAATAAGTGATAAAGTAGTAGGACTGGATTACGGTGCTGATGATTATATGACAAAGCCTTTTTCAAATGAGGAATTGATAGCCCGTATAAAAGCACTGATAAGACGTACTAAAAAAAGAAATAATCAGGAAGAATTTGTATATGAGGATTTGAAAATTAACTACTCTACATATGAAGTATTTAGAGGAGAAACATTAATAAGCTTATCAAAAAGAGAATTCGAGCTTTTGGATTATCTTGTGCTGAATAAAGGGATAGTTCTGTCAAGGGATAAAATTCTTGAGAATGTATGGGGATTTGAATATATAGGTAATGATAACATTCTTGATCTGTACATAAAATATCTGAGAGATAAAATAGACAAGCCTTATGAAAGAAAATTTATACAGACAGTAAGAGGTCTGGGATTTATTTTTAAATAA
- a CDS encoding competence/damage-inducible protein A: MNSEIICVGTELLVGDILNTNVKYISEKLAAIGINLYYQTVVGDNHKRLKEVLEAAYKRADLVILTGGLGPTIDDITKEVVAEYHNEKLVKVDKYYDILAKRYKQMNAEVPAGGIKEVSILENSRLLENEVGIAPGFLYEKDNKITIVMPGPPREMTVMLDKEVMPELLKYSNDLIRFRTLKIMGVPEGKVDEDLAEYFVMSNPTVAPYAKTGEVHVRIGAKGENEEELIREIDRIEKEIREIYPDNIYTTGDESFNDVVVRTLREKGLTLATAESVTGGKIADYIVGVSGASKVYKGGFITYSNEEKENLLGIDKEKIDKYGAVSSEICMEMLLGTERKIPADIYIVSTGVAGPDKDEKGNEVGTVFIGLSIKGEKSIRKYDYSGMRNAIRERAVRAALLELWKLIK; the protein is encoded by the coding sequence ATGAATAGTGAAATAATATGTGTAGGAACTGAATTGCTGGTAGGGGATATATTAAATACAAATGTAAAATATATTTCTGAAAAACTGGCAGCTATCGGAATAAATCTTTATTATCAGACAGTGGTAGGAGATAATCATAAGAGGCTGAAGGAAGTACTGGAAGCTGCATATAAAAGAGCCGATCTGGTAATACTTACAGGCGGTCTCGGACCTACAATAGATGATATAACTAAAGAGGTGGTAGCGGAATATCATAATGAAAAACTGGTAAAAGTCGATAAATACTATGATATACTGGCTAAGAGATATAAGCAGATGAATGCGGAAGTTCCGGCAGGCGGGATAAAAGAAGTATCAATATTAGAAAATTCAAGACTTCTTGAGAATGAAGTCGGAATAGCACCCGGATTTTTATATGAGAAAGACAATAAAATAACAATAGTTATGCCGGGACCTCCGCGAGAGATGACAGTAATGCTCGATAAGGAAGTAATGCCGGAGCTGCTGAAGTATTCAAACGACCTGATAAGATTCAGAACACTGAAAATAATGGGTGTTCCCGAGGGTAAGGTAGATGAGGATCTGGCTGAATATTTCGTAATGTCTAATCCCACTGTAGCACCATATGCCAAAACCGGAGAAGTACATGTGAGAATAGGGGCAAAGGGTGAAAATGAAGAAGAGCTCATCAGGGAAATAGACAGAATAGAAAAAGAAATACGGGAAATTTATCCTGATAATATTTATACAACTGGTGACGAAAGTTTTAACGATGTGGTAGTAAGGACACTGCGTGAAAAAGGTCTTACGCTTGCCACGGCAGAATCTGTTACCGGCGGAAAGATAGCTGATTATATAGTAGGGGTTTCCGGAGCGTCAAAAGTATATAAGGGCGGTTTTATTACATATTCAAATGAAGAAAAAGAAAATCTTCTCGGGATAGATAAAGAGAAAATTGATAAATACGGTGCCGTAAGCAGTGAAATATGCATGGAGATGCTTTTGGGAACGGAAAGAAAAATCCCGGCAGATATTTACATAGTGTCAACAGGAGTGGCAGGGCCTGATAAAGATGAAAAAGGAAATGAAGTGGGAACAGTCTTTATAGGATTGAGCATAAAAGGAGAAAAAAGTATAAGAAAATACGATTATTCAGGAATGAGAAATGCAATAAGGGAAAGGGCTGTCAGAGCTGCGCTTCTTGAGCTTTGGAAGCTCATAAAATAA
- a CDS encoding MerR family transcriptional regulator translates to MTVKEVSKILKIPVSSLHYYENEKLINPKRDKNNYRIFAKEDIMKIKCILILKSFNFSIAKIRELVTLYETCDSSSESRTLAGEMFEEQISELERKKEEYTNLINLFKLILLFEKPKDGEEKEADKLIEKIYNTYIKKEGE, encoded by the coding sequence ATGACAGTAAAAGAAGTAAGTAAAATATTAAAAATTCCGGTTTCAAGTCTGCACTATTATGAAAATGAAAAGCTGATAAATCCGAAAAGAGATAAAAATAACTACAGGATTTTTGCTAAAGAAGACATAATGAAGATAAAATGTATTCTGATATTGAAAAGTTTTAATTTTAGCATAGCTAAGATAAGAGAACTGGTTACTTTGTATGAAACATGCGACTCAAGCAGTGAGAGCAGAACTCTGGCAGGTGAAATGTTTGAAGAGCAAATCAGTGAGCTGGAAAGAAAAAAGGAGGAATATACAAATCTGATTAATTTATTCAAGCTGATTCTGTTATTTGAAAAGCCAAAAGACGGTGAGGAAAAAGAAGCAGATAAATTAATAGAAAAAATTTATAATACATATATTAAGAAAGAAGGAGAATAA
- the rph gene encoding ribonuclease PH, producing the protein MRNNNRKNDELREIKITKNFIMHPEGSVLIEFGNTKVICNATVEEKVPPFLKGSGSGWVTAEYSMIPRATNVRTQREVNKGKPTGRTMEIQRLIGRSLRSAVDLKKLGERTIIVDCDVIQADGGTRTASITGGYLALETAVEQLINSGLLSQNPVIAKVAAISVGKVKGEILLDLEYSEDSLAEVDMNIVMNSKNEFIEIQGTGEEATFSYDELIKFIEAAKKGFEKLFEIG; encoded by the coding sequence TTGAGAAATAACAACAGAAAAAATGACGAACTAAGAGAAATAAAAATAACAAAAAATTTTATAATGCATCCGGAAGGATCTGTATTAATAGAGTTCGGCAATACAAAAGTAATATGTAATGCAACTGTGGAAGAAAAGGTTCCGCCATTTTTGAAAGGAAGCGGAAGCGGATGGGTAACTGCTGAATACAGTATGATTCCGCGAGCGACAAATGTAAGAACACAAAGAGAAGTAAACAAAGGAAAGCCTACAGGAAGAACAATGGAAATACAGAGACTGATAGGGAGATCTCTGAGATCAGCAGTCGATCTGAAAAAGCTCGGAGAGAGAACTATCATAGTAGACTGTGATGTTATCCAGGCTGACGGAGGGACAAGAACAGCTTCTATAACAGGCGGTTATCTTGCTCTTGAAACAGCTGTAGAACAGCTTATAAACAGCGGTCTGCTTTCCCAAAATCCTGTTATAGCTAAGGTGGCGGCAATAAGTGTAGGGAAAGTTAAGGGTGAAATACTTCTTGATCTTGAATATTCAGAAGATTCTTTGGCAGAAGTAGATATGAATATAGTAATGAACAGTAAAAATGAATTTATAGAAATTCAGGGAACAGGTGAAGAGGCTACTTTCAGCTACGATGAACTTATTAAATTTATAGAAGCGGCCAAAAAAGGATTCGAAAAATTATTTGAAATAGGCTGA
- the glyA gene encoding serine hydroxymethyltransferase: protein MSFIKEEDLEVYNAIMEEEKRQEEGIELIASENFVSKAVMEAAGSVMTNKYAEGYPHRRYYGGCSNVDVVEDLAIERLKKLFNAKYVNVQAHSGSQANMGVYVALLNPGDTILGMGLDAGGHLTHGYKVNFSGKNYKSVNYGLESDTELIDYEQVRTLAHEHKPKMIVAGASAYSRIIDFKKFREIADEIGAYLMVDIAHIAGLIAGGQHPSPMEDAHIVTSTTHKTLRGPRGGIIMTNDEKIASKIDKNIFPGIQGGPLMHVIAAKAVAFKEALDPSFAEYQAQVVKNAKKLAKTLEDGGLRIVSGGTDNHLMLVDLQSKKVTGKLAEEILEKAGITCNKNAIPNDPEKPFVTSGIRLGTPAVTTRGMKEPEMEIIGNLILRVLNNINDENIIKEVKNDVTELTGKFPLYKD from the coding sequence ATGTCATTTATAAAAGAAGAGGATTTGGAAGTTTATAATGCAATAATGGAAGAAGAGAAAAGACAGGAAGAAGGAATAGAGCTTATTGCATCGGAAAATTTTGTTTCAAAGGCTGTGATGGAAGCTGCCGGTTCTGTTATGACGAATAAGTATGCGGAGGGTTATCCGCACAGAAGATACTACGGAGGATGTTCAAATGTCGATGTAGTAGAAGATCTGGCTATAGAAAGATTAAAGAAACTGTTTAATGCAAAATATGTGAATGTACAGGCGCATTCAGGATCACAAGCAAATATGGGAGTGTATGTGGCACTGCTGAATCCGGGAGATACTATACTTGGTATGGGACTGGATGCAGGCGGACATCTGACCCACGGATATAAGGTGAACTTTTCGGGGAAAAATTATAAATCAGTAAACTATGGTCTGGAATCAGACACAGAGCTTATAGATTACGAGCAGGTAAGAACTCTTGCACATGAGCATAAGCCAAAAATGATAGTAGCAGGTGCAAGTGCATATTCAAGAATAATAGATTTTAAAAAATTCAGGGAGATAGCAGACGAAATCGGTGCATATTTAATGGTAGATATAGCCCATATAGCTGGACTTATAGCCGGAGGGCAGCATCCAAGCCCAATGGAAGATGCACACATCGTAACTTCCACTACACATAAAACACTGCGTGGACCGCGCGGCGGGATAATAATGACAAATGATGAAAAAATAGCTTCCAAAATAGATAAAAATATATTTCCGGGAATTCAGGGCGGCCCTTTGATGCATGTAATCGCCGCAAAAGCAGTGGCATTCAAGGAAGCACTTGATCCGTCTTTTGCCGAATATCAGGCACAGGTAGTAAAAAATGCTAAAAAACTGGCAAAAACGCTTGAAGACGGCGGTCTTAGAATAGTAAGCGGAGGAACTGACAATCATCTGATGCTGGTAGACCTTCAGAGTAAAAAAGTAACAGGAAAGCTGGCAGAGGAAATACTGGAGAAAGCCGGTATAACATGTAATAAAAATGCAATACCAAATGATCCTGAAAAGCCGTTTGTAACAAGCGGAATAAGACTGGGGACTCCGGCTGTTACCACAAGAGGCATGAAAGAACCTGAAATGGAGATAATAGGGAATCTGATATTAAGAGTGCTTAATAATATAAATGATGAAAATATAATAAAAGAAGTAAAAAATGATGTAACGGAGCTTACCGGAAAATTTCCGTTATATAAAGACTAA
- a CDS encoding SDR family NAD(P)-dependent oxidoreductase, translated as MRETVLITGASSGIGKTFAFEYAGQGKNLILTARSKDKLDKIKKEIEKKFSVDVKVLIKDLAKENSAAELYRELKQNDLHVDILVNNAGFGTSGEFHKKEFAGQHDQIILNCLSLADLTYFIIKDMAEKNSGNIINIASTAAFQPVPYMAVYGATKAFVLSFSEALHQEYKNYGIKVTAVCPGATETSFFDTAGPVGMGMHRKAEEVVKTAVKAAGKNKLYVVDGVKNYGVTLLSRFLTRKKTAEISGKILKKSLNI; from the coding sequence ATGCGCGAAACAGTATTGATCACAGGAGCTTCATCAGGAATAGGAAAAACATTTGCTTTTGAGTATGCCGGTCAGGGAAAAAATCTCATACTTACTGCAAGATCAAAGGATAAACTTGATAAAATAAAGAAAGAAATAGAAAAAAAGTTTTCAGTAGACGTAAAAGTGCTGATAAAAGATCTGGCAAAAGAAAATTCGGCTGCGGAATTATATAGGGAATTAAAACAAAATGACCTGCATGTGGATATATTAGTTAATAATGCCGGATTCGGCACAAGCGGAGAATTTCATAAAAAGGAGTTTGCCGGCCAGCATGATCAGATTATATTAAACTGCCTTTCATTGGCAGATCTTACATATTTTATTATAAAAGATATGGCAGAAAAGAACAGCGGAAATATAATAAATATAGCATCTACAGCGGCTTTTCAGCCTGTACCTTATATGGCAGTATATGGAGCGACAAAGGCTTTTGTATTATCGTTTTCGGAAGCTCTTCATCAGGAATATAAAAACTATGGGATAAAAGTCACGGCAGTATGTCCCGGTGCTACTGAAACAAGTTTTTTTGATACAGCCGGTCCTGTGGGAATGGGCATGCACAGGAAAGCTGAGGAAGTAGTCAAAACGGCAGTAAAAGCAGCAGGGAAAAACAAGCTGTATGTAGTGGACGGTGTGAAAAATTATGGGGTAACTTTGCTGTCAAGATTTCTAACAAGAAAGAAAACAGCAGAGATATCAGGAAAAATATTAAAAAAATCACTTAATATATAG